GGGGTGCGGGGGGAATAGTTGCGCGAAGTGGAATGGTGGGGAGAGGAGCACCTGTGTCCATTCATCACCTCCGCCAGTCCCGTCATTCCGGCAGGCCGGCTTGGCGCCATTGCTCGCTCATCCGCTTCACGAAGGAGTGATCCTTGAAGGGCCGCCGCTTGAACAATTTGACGGCGGCGCCAACGGTAAAGTCCGGCTTGAGTTCCAGCAGGTCCTCCACGACTTCCCGCGCATCGTCTTCCCGGCCCAGTTCCATGTAACTGGCAATCAGATAGAGCCGCATCAGGCGGGCTTTGGCGCCTTGTTTTTGCAGGGCCAGGTAGTCCCGGAAGGTTTTGGCTGCTTCCTCATGGTTTCCGGTGAAGTAATGGGCCCGTCCCGCGTTGCCGCGAATATAGGAAGGAGGATACGGGCTGAGGCGTAGCGCCTTCCTGTAGAGCACGACCGCCTCTTCCGCCCGCCCGGCGAAGGTGAGGTTGTTCGCCAGCGACTGGATTGCAATGACGTGGTTGGGGGAGGCCTCCACGGCCCGCTCGCCCGCGGCGATGGCCTGCTCGAAGTTCCCCTTCACTCCGTGAATCCCCGCCTGCAGGGTGTGCCCGAGATAGACCCGGTCGTCCACGGCGATGGCTCTTTGCGCCAGTTCCTCGGCCAAGGCCAGCGACCGGGCGGGGTCCTTGCTCCAGCCGTACATTACTTCCAACAGATGGGTCCATCCCAGAAAGGCGATGGCCCGCGAGAAGTCCGGGTCCAATGCCAGGGCCTTTTCCAGCAA
This genomic interval from Candidatus Glassbacteria bacterium contains the following:
- a CDS encoding tetratricopeptide repeat protein, which produces VRVTAQLIEAATGKQVWAESYDRQLQDILAVQDEISRKIATELGVKLSWGELFRYKALSTDNYQALDFYQQADVHFTRLEKGGNLRARELLEKALALDPDFSRAIAFLGWTHLLEVMYGWSKDPARSLALAEELAQRAIAVDDRVYLGHTLQAGIHGVKGNFEQAIAAGERAVEASPNHVIAIQSLANNLTFAGRAEEAVVLYRKALRLSPYPPSYIRGNAGRAHYFTGNHEEAAKTFRDYLALQKQGAKARLMRLYLIASYMELGREDDAREVVEDLLELKPDFTVGAAVKLFKRRPFKDHSFVKRMSEQWRQAGLPE